A region from the Mucilaginibacter sp. CSA2-8R genome encodes:
- a CDS encoding OmpA family protein — protein MQLSTKAVLLAGLCTALTVSSCKTKKAVVKPAEPAVAAPATPPPPPPAPAETPKEEPAPPPAKPNFNFSNIQFEFNSGVLKTSSYGTLDKIAAEMKKDPNAKFMINGHSSAEGSAAHNQSLSEDRANAVKGYLTNAGINGGNLEVKGWGESKPLTNNTSEEGRSLNRRVEIKVM, from the coding sequence ATGCAATTATCAACAAAAGCTGTTCTGCTGGCCGGTTTATGTACTGCTTTAACTGTGTCATCATGCAAAACTAAAAAAGCCGTAGTTAAGCCTGCCGAGCCGGCAGTGGCAGCACCGGCTACTCCTCCGCCACCGCCGCCGGCACCGGCAGAAACGCCTAAAGAAGAACCAGCTCCGCCTCCAGCAAAGCCAAACTTTAACTTTAGCAATATCCAGTTCGAGTTTAACTCGGGCGTGTTAAAAACAAGCTCTTACGGTACGCTCGACAAAATTGCAGCCGAGATGAAAAAAGACCCGAACGCCAAATTCATGATCAACGGGCACTCCTCAGCCGAGGGCAGTGCTGCCCATAACCAGTCGTTATCTGAAGACCGAGCAAATGCGGTGAAAGGATATTTAACCAACGCAGGTATTAATGGCGGTAACCTTGAGGTGAAAGGCTGGGGCGAAAGCAAACCCTTAACCAATAATACATCCGAAGAAGGCCGTAGCCTTAACCGGAGGGTAGAAATCAAAGTGATGTAA